The genome window CGATAAACAGCACCACACCGTGGGGCACGGCAAACGCCGGGCCGGAACTTTCACTGCCATAGGGCAGCAGGTGCGGCGCAGCCTTGAGCAGCGCCGCCAGCGTAATGACGATCACCACCAGGGTCGCCTGCAATGGCGACAGGCCCAGTCCCAGCAAACCCGAGACACCCGCCGCACCGACGATCCCGCCCAGGCTGAACAGCCCATGAAAGCCCGACATCATGGTTTTTCCGCTGGCGCGCTCAACGATCACCGCCTGCAAGTTGACTGTGGAATCCACCGTGCCCAGCCCGGCACCAAACAGGAACAACCCAGCCATCAGCAGCGGAATCGAACTCACCGTCGCCAGCATCGGCAATGCCAGGCAGATCATGATCGTCCCGGCGCTCAATACGCGTCGGCAGCCGAAACGTGAGGCCAATGCACCCGCTGCGGGCATGGCGATGATCGAACCGACACCCAGGCACAGCAGCAACAGGCCCAGAGTGCCTTCGCTCAGTCCGGCGCGAGCCTTGGCATACGGCACCAGCGGCGCCCAGGCCGCGATGCCGAAGCCGGCAATGAAGAAAGCGATACGGGTCGACATTTGCTCCAGCCGCCCGGGAACCACGGGCGCTGAGGTGGGGATGGCAGTCATGAAAAATCCTTGGTTTTGCGTTCAACGAACGATGTCCGGCGCGACATCCTTGCACATCAGGCCTTGGCGTGCGAGCCGGGTTCCCTTGGGATTCCGGCTGCCCTGAATTTTATTTTTACAACGTGGAACGCCAGGGCGACTTGCGGCCACATAAGCAGTACCAAGTTTGTAGGAGGCGGTCTGGAAGGTGCGTAATCCCAGCGAGAGCGTTTGAACCCCAGGGTTCTCGCGGTGGATTACCACCTTCCAGGCTGCTTCTGAAAACGCGTCAGTCAGGCATCGGACTATAGGCGGTGACCTCAACGACTTGGGTGTTTGCCACCCGTACCAGCAGCATCCCTCGGGGGTTGGTTTCTGTGCCCTTGTAACTCTCGATCACCACTCGATCCGCTGCTGTGGCCTGCAGCGACAGCCGGTGGGGTTTGCGCAGGAGTTTGCGAACCTGGGCGCTCACCGGAAAAGAGGGCTGGTCCCGACGGACGCTGTCGCAAAATGCCATGACCACGGCGCGAGGCGTCGGTGGTGGGGGGGAGGGCAGGCCGGCGCTGGCGAACAACTGGTTGAGTTGCTCGGCCGTCGCCACCGCACGGGGAAACCCGGTGAAGGCAGATACAAGCAGTAGCAGCTCGGTCAACTCACCTGGCGCCAGGCCTTCGGCGAGGCTGGTGTTGAAGTGCACGCTCAAGGGCGGCCCGACCATGCCCGCCGCCACAATGGCGGCAAAGATCGCGGCCTCTTGCAGGCGATGGTCAAGGCCGGAACGGCCATGCAGGTATCCGTACACCACGCCTACCGCCAACTCGCCGAGGGCCGGTGCGGTGCAGAACAGTGCATCCAGGCGTGCGCCGCCATTGGGTACCAATTCGATGAATGTCTTGCGGCCTTCTTGGTACAGCGTTTCAACAGGGCTTTGTGGGGCGATGGTCTTCATGCTTGTATCCTCCGACAAGAGAGGACGGCGTTTGCTCGACTGCGCACGGACTTCGGCCTGATGAAAACGTCCATCCAGGGGAATTGGTAGTGTAGGCCTTGTGGCTGGTGTGCAACGCTGGGATCCCACACAATCGAGCCGCTTCTCTCTGTGATCAACGCATGCTCCGGTGGATGACCTCATGACCCTGTTCTACGACGCTCGCGGCAATATCTATGGCGTGGTCAGCCCGGCCTCATTAAGCAGCAAGGGCATTGATGTACCGCAGAGCGCTGAGCGTGCCGCGCGCACTCGTGCTGCCTGGGCAGAATCGGCCATCGCCTCCGAATGCAGTTGGGGCTCGGCACCACGTCCGGCCAATGGCAAGTCCCATCGTTGTGATGGCTTGCTGGTGGGGCCGTTCCAGGACGCGCCGCCGTTCGATCTGCTGATCGTAAACACCGACGGTTCCCTGGCCGAGCGCAGCGGTAATGGCTTGACGATTTTTGCCCAGGCCCTCACCGACCAGGGCCTGATGACCGAGGCTTGTGAGCTGCGGGTCCATCACGACAAATCGGATGCGCCATCGCCAGTCGCCACTCGGGTGGAACCCGCCGTTCGTGACGATGTTGCAGGGTTCTGGCTTGAGCTGGGGGTGCCTGCCTTCGGGCCTGAGGCGGTGGGCGCGCAGGGGGGTGGTCAGGTGTTTCTGGAGGGGACTGAACTGAGCCATGTCACCGAGCTGGCGGCGATCAGCCCACAGTGGGCTGCCAGTCAATTCGTGCGGGTGGGCAACCCCCATTGTGTGACGCTGGTCCTACGGCTCTCGGCGTTGCCGGATAACGCTCAGATGCTGCTGCCAAACCTGTTCCAGCCCTTGAAGGCGATCGCCTTCGCGCCCCCTGCGGGCGGTGGCCTGCCTTGTAAGGCGGGGGTCAACTTGCAATGGGCGGCGCGCCAGCCTGGCAACCAGGTCATAGCGCGGGTGTTCGAACGCGGTGAGGGGCCGACCGCGTCTTCCGGCACCAGTGCCAGCGCCGTCGCCTGCGCGGCATGGCGTGCGGGCTGGGTCGAGAGCGGTGAAGTCGCAGTGGTGATGCCGGGTGGCGTTGCGCCGGTACGCTTGCACTCCCAGGGCGAAATGCTGCTCGGCGTCAGTCTATTCGGGACCGCACGGCTGCAGGCCTGAGGTTTTTTAACGGCTGACGCTGTGATTCAGTGTCGGCTGTTTCTTTGTCAGTTAGTTGTTATTAAGAAGTTTGATGTAGGGCATTTCTTATTGTTAAGAAGTGGCACATTGACTCGTTTTAGTGTTTTGTAAAAGACACTTCCAACTTCGTTGTACGAATCTTCTTTTTTATTTTAAAACAGCCGATTTTGGCCCGTAATCGCTAAGCTTTGAGGCGTTCAGGGGCTTTTTCTCGGCAGCTTGTTTGCACACTTAACGAGGCAAGGCATTCCTGCGTGCTCATTCATTTACGGCGGGTAACAACGGATGGTTAACGCGTTTGTTTCGTCACGTTTCAAACTGATTCTTCCCTGCATGGATACCGACTTTCAGGTGCTGGCATTCAACGGCCGCGAACGCCTTGACCAGCCCTTTTTCATCCAGGTGCAGGTGGTGAGTGAAAATCCTTCCCTTGACCTTGAGAGGTTGCTCCATCAACCCGCCTACCTGGATTTCGGAATGGGCGAAGGGCTGCATGGCCAGGTTTACGCAATTGGTCGGGACGACCCTGGCCGACGCATCACGCTCTACCACCTGACCCTGGCCCCCCGCCTGGCCTACCTTGCACACCGGCGCGACCAGCGGATCTTCCAGCAACGCAGCGTGCCGCAGATTGTCGCGGCGGTGCTTGAGCGGCATGGGATCCTGGCGGACGCCTATGCATTCGAGCTTGGTCCCGTGGTGTATCCGCCACGCACGTTCTGTGTGCAGTATGCGGAGAGCGACCTGCACTTCATCCAGCGGCTGTGTGAAGAGGAGGGCATCCATTATCATTTTCGCCACAGCGCGGATGCTCATCTGCTGGTGTTCGGTGATGACCAGACGGTGTTTCGCCGTTTGCCCCGGCAACGCTATTGCCCAACTGGCGGGCCGCAAGCCGCTACGCAGGTGGTCCAGCGTTTTGATGTACGCCTGGCCACTCGCACCCAGAAGACGGTGCGCCGCGATCATGACTTCGAACATCCTTCATTGCAGCTGCAGGACTGCGCCGGCTCGGTTCCGGCACACCCTCTCGAGGACTATCACTACCCAGCAGGATTCACCGGCCATGCCCGGGGCAAGCGGTTAGCGCGGCGGGGGTTGGAGCGTCACCAGCGCGACCGTCTTAGAGCATCGGGCCGCAGTGATCAACCGGCGCTGCGCAGTGGGCATTTCCTTGAATTACGCGATCACCCCGATCCGTCCTGCAATGATTTGTGGCTGATCACCTCGGTGCGCCATGAAGGTCATCAACCGCAGGTGCTGGAGGAGGTGACGCCCACCACCGATGCATTCGAGGGGTATCGTAATCGCTTCACCGCGACGCCTTGGCAAGCGGTGCATCGACCGCCCCTCAAACATCCCAAGCCGACCATCAATGGCAGCCAGACCGCAACCGTGACCGGGCCGCCGGGTGAAGACGTGCATTGTGACGCCTATGGCCGGGTGAAGGTGCGCTTCCACTGGGACCGCCTGGACAAGGCGGATGATAAAAGCAGTTGCTGGGTTCGGGTTGCGTCCGGATGGGCCGGTGACGGGTTCGGTGCAACGATGATCCCGCGCGTGGGCATGGAAGTGCTGGTGACCTTCCTTGAAGGCGACCCGGACCAGCCGTTGATCAACGGTTGTCTGCCCAATGCGTCGCACCTGCCGGCCTACCCGTTGCCGCAGCACAAGACCCGCAGTGTCTTGCGCACCCGCAGTACGCTAGGGGGCGAGGGCGCCAACGAGTTGTACCTGGAGGATCGTCGTGGCAAGGAACTCATTTATCTTCGTGCGCAACGGGACCTGGAGCAGCAGGTCGGCCATGACAGTCGGTTGGAAGTGGCGGGGGAGCGACGAGAGGTCATTCGCGGATTGAGCACTGCTCATCTGGAAAGCGAAGAACATCGTCATATCACCGGCGATCGCAAGATCGAGCTCAAGGCGAACGACTACCTCGATGTACAACACGACAGCCGGACCCATGTGGGGCAAACCCTGATCCTGGAGGCCGGGCAGCAGTTTCATCTCAAGTCCGGTGCCAGCCTGGTGATCGACGCCGGGGCGCAACTGAGCCTCAAGGCGGGTGGCGAGCATCTGGTCATCCAGGCCGGCGGCATCTTCAGCAGTCGCCCCATTACCCTGGGCGGGGCACCGCCCGTCACCCTGGCGGCGAATGCATCGGCAGCGGTCGATACGCCCAGGATCTCCGTGGTGCAAGGCAGCCTCATGAACTTGGCCAGGCAATTGGGGGCGGATTACTGCCCAGTGTGCGAGCGCTGCCGCGAAGGTCATTGTGACCTGTCAGGGAGGGCCGCTTGATGCCAGGCATGCCAGGCCAGTGGATGGACCAGCAGCAACAGAGGGGGCGGTGCCTGTGTTTGATCCTTGAAGGGCAGAACGACGCGCGCACGCCGCTGCTGGAGGTTCGCGACTTGCCGGCGTACCGCAGCGTCTATGCCCAGACCGCCGTGGCGGAGTTGGCTGCCGAAGGCCCGGTGATCGTACTGCTGGACCAACTGAGCGAACCCGTCTTGCTTGACCTCTTGCAACAACCCGAGACGAACTGGGGCTGGCTGGGCAGTTTGCCCAGCGAAGACCTGACGGCAGTGACCCGACACTGGCGTGACAGGCTGCTGGTGGGCCCTGAAGGCGAGCAATCGCTGTACCGCTTCCACGACAACCGTACCCTGGCGCGTGCCTTGGCTCATCTGGGCCAGGATCGCTGGCCGGTATTTCTCGGGCCATTGATCAGCGTGTGCTATTGGCACGAAAACCACTGGCACACGGCTGACAGCCGGGCTCCCGGCGAGTATCCGGTGCCGGATCCCGCGCCCTGGCTGGATACGCCCAACCCAAACGCAGCGGCGATCCTGCACGCCAATATCCTGCGTTACCTGTTGACTGAGCACAGTGAAGACCTGGCGACACTGGTGGAATTCCAGGACCCGCGAATCTGGCT of Pseudomonas azotoformans contains these proteins:
- a CDS encoding MFS transporter, with protein sequence MTAIPTSAPVVPGRLEQMSTRIAFFIAGFGIAAWAPLVPYAKARAGLSEGTLGLLLLCLGVGSIIAMPAAGALASRFGCRRVLSAGTIMICLALPMLATVSSIPLLMAGLFLFGAGLGTVDSTVNLQAVIVERASGKTMMSGFHGLFSLGGIVGAAGVSGLLGLGLSPLQATLVVIVITLAALLKAAPHLLPYGSESSGPAFAVPHGVVLFIGCLCFIVFLAEGAVLDWSAVFLSAERGLDEAYAGLGYAAFALTMTAGRLTGDAIVRRLGATRVIVIGGALATAGMLLATLFPAWETALLGYALVGAGCSNIVPVLYTAVGKQKVMPEHIAVPAITTLGYAGILAGPAVIGFIAHGSSLSTAFLLIALLLAAVAISGKILKV
- a CDS encoding carboxymuconolactone decarboxylase family protein is translated as MKTIAPQSPVETLYQEGRKTFIELVPNGGARLDALFCTAPALGELAVGVVYGYLHGRSGLDHRLQEAAIFAAIVAAGMVGPPLSVHFNTSLAEGLAPGELTELLLLVSAFTGFPRAVATAEQLNQLFASAGLPSPPPPTPRAVVMAFCDSVRRDQPSFPVSAQVRKLLRKPHRLSLQATAADRVVIESYKGTETNPRGMLLVRVANTQVVEVTAYSPMPD
- a CDS encoding diaminopimelate epimerase; this encodes MTLFYDARGNIYGVVSPASLSSKGIDVPQSAERAARTRAAWAESAIASECSWGSAPRPANGKSHRCDGLLVGPFQDAPPFDLLIVNTDGSLAERSGNGLTIFAQALTDQGLMTEACELRVHHDKSDAPSPVATRVEPAVRDDVAGFWLELGVPAFGPEAVGAQGGGQVFLEGTELSHVTELAAISPQWAASQFVRVGNPHCVTLVLRLSALPDNAQMLLPNLFQPLKAIAFAPPAGGGLPCKAGVNLQWAARQPGNQVIARVFERGEGPTASSGTSASAVACAAWRAGWVESGEVAVVMPGGVAPVRLHSQGEMLLGVSLFGTARLQA
- a CDS encoding type VI secretion system Vgr family protein, which produces MVNAFVSSRFKLILPCMDTDFQVLAFNGRERLDQPFFIQVQVVSENPSLDLERLLHQPAYLDFGMGEGLHGQVYAIGRDDPGRRITLYHLTLAPRLAYLAHRRDQRIFQQRSVPQIVAAVLERHGILADAYAFELGPVVYPPRTFCVQYAESDLHFIQRLCEEEGIHYHFRHSADAHLLVFGDDQTVFRRLPRQRYCPTGGPQAATQVVQRFDVRLATRTQKTVRRDHDFEHPSLQLQDCAGSVPAHPLEDYHYPAGFTGHARGKRLARRGLERHQRDRLRASGRSDQPALRSGHFLELRDHPDPSCNDLWLITSVRHEGHQPQVLEEVTPTTDAFEGYRNRFTATPWQAVHRPPLKHPKPTINGSQTATVTGPPGEDVHCDAYGRVKVRFHWDRLDKADDKSSCWVRVASGWAGDGFGATMIPRVGMEVLVTFLEGDPDQPLINGCLPNASHLPAYPLPQHKTRSVLRTRSTLGGEGANELYLEDRRGKELIYLRAQRDLEQQVGHDSRLEVAGERREVIRGLSTAHLESEEHRHITGDRKIELKANDYLDVQHDSRTHVGQTLILEAGQQFHLKSGASLVIDAGAQLSLKAGGEHLVIQAGGIFSSRPITLGGAPPVTLAANASAAVDTPRISVVQGSLMNLARQLGADYCPVCERCREGHCDLSGRAA
- a CDS encoding DUF4123 domain-containing protein translates to MPGMPGQWMDQQQQRGRCLCLILEGQNDARTPLLEVRDLPAYRSVYAQTAVAELAAEGPVIVLLDQLSEPVLLDLLQQPETNWGWLGSLPSEDLTAVTRHWRDRLLVGPEGEQSLYRFHDNRTLARALAHLGQDRWPVFLGPLISVCYWHENHWHTADSRAPGEYPVPDPAPWLDTPNPNAAAILHANILRYLLTEHSEDLATLVEFQDPRIWLAQVLEQARAWQWQGPEQLEFLVVRRLEEATRNSVLQWQPRVGEAPGQHFERVVEQWRLMGGKHE